One stretch of Prunus persica cultivar Lovell chromosome G1, Prunus_persica_NCBIv2, whole genome shotgun sequence DNA includes these proteins:
- the LOC18789736 gene encoding jasmonate O-methyltransferase, with product MRQTDRQREMEVMQILHMNKGVGETSYAQNSKLQSKIISITKPIIHDAVQEILRSNNIESMGIADLGCSSGPNTLLLISEIIDVIIRTKSCSIGLHLSATTELRVFLNDLFSNDFNTIFMSLPAFYNKLKQEKGPELGSLFISATPGSFYGRLFPARSLHFVHSSSSLHWLSQVPPGLDSKAAGEALNKGKIYISKTSPQCVLDAYALQFHKDFSLFLKSRAEEMFGGGRMVLSLMGRPSYDPTTPASCYQWELLAHALMTLVSEGLIAEEKVDSFDAPYYAPCEEELSLALKKEGSFLMDSLEAFEIDWDGGDGDQELHHTFDMVGSGQKVAKTIRAVVESMLESHFGKDIMDHLFQCYAELVSNHLSKSRTKYINLVLVIVKKD from the exons AtgagacagacagacagacagagagagatggaggtgATGCAAATTCTTCACATGAACAAAGGAGTTGGCGAGACTAGTTATGCTCAAAACTCCAAACTTCAG aGCAAAATAATTTCCATTACAAAGCCAATCATTCATGACGCCGTACAAGAAATCTTGCGCTCAAATAATATAGAGAGCATGGGGATAGCAGATTTGGGCTGCTCATCTGGACCCAACACCTTATTGCTCATCTCCGAGATCATAGATGTTATCATACGCACCAAAAGCTGCAGCATTGGCCTCCACCTGTCAGCAACAACAGAGCTCAGAGTGTTCCTCAATGACCTCTTCAGCAATGACTTCAACACCATTTTTATGTCACTTCCTGCATTCTACAACAAACTCAAACAAGAGAAGGGTCCTGAGCTTGGATCTTTATTCATTTCTGCCACGCCTGGTTCGTTTTATGGGCGGTTGTTTCCGGCCAGGAGTTTACATTTTGTGCACTCTTCTTCTAGCCTTCACTGGCTGTCTCAGGTCCCTCCTGGCCTCGACAGCAAGGCAGCTGGCGAAGCTTTGAACAAAGGAAAGATCTACATATCCAAGACCAGCCCACAATGCGTTTTGGACGCATATGCGCTTCAGTTTCATAAAGATTTTTCATTGTTTCTCAAGTCCCGCGCTGAAGAAATGTTTGGTGGAGGACGAATGGTGTTGTCGCTCATGGGCAGGCCATCCTATGACCCCACAACTCCAGCCAGTTGCTACCAGTGGGAGCTTTTAGCCCACGCATTGATGACCTTGGTTTCAGAG GGTCTTATTGCAGAGGAAAAGGTTGATTCCTTCGACGCTCCCTACTATGCCCCATGTGAAGAGGAATTGAGCTTGGCGCTTAAAAAAGAAGGGTCATTCTTAATGGACAGCCTGGAGGCGTTTGAAATTGATTGGGATGGCGGCGATGGGGATCAAGAATTGCATCACACATTTGACATGGTAGGTAGTGGCCAAAAAGTGGCAAAGACAATAAGAGCCGTGGTTGAGTCAATGCTCGAATCTCATTTTGGAAAAGATATAATGGATCATCTGTTTCAATGCTACGCAGAGCTCGTCAGTAATCACTTATCAAAATCTAGAACTAAATACATCAATTTGGTCCTTGTGATCGTTAAAaaggattga
- the LOC18789539 gene encoding jasmonate O-methyltransferase, producing the protein MEVNQILHMNKGDGKTSYSQNSQVQGKILSVAKPIIHEAVLEILISNNIESMGIADLGCSSGPNTFLPISYIMDAIHAKRSSLGLQLSPSSTTEFRVYLNDLFSNDFNTIFMSLPAFYNNLKQEKGPEFGSVFVSAVPGSFHGRLFPAKTLHFVHSSCSIHWLSRVPPALSKTPAEAAGSALNRGKIYISKTSPQCVLDAYSLQFHEDFSSFLKSRAEEVVGGGRMVLSLIGRPSSDPTTRESCDHIICYIFICIWVQGLIEEGKVDAFNIPYYAPCAEELKLEVQKEGSFVMDRVEAFEIDRDAGGGESDDMVASGQRVAKSIRVVAESMLESHFGKDIIDHLFQKYAELLGIHLSKFRTKYTSLVISVIRKQ; encoded by the exons atggaggtgAACCAAATACTTCACATGAACAAAGGAGATGGCAAGACTAGTTATTCTCAAAACTCCCAAGTGCAG ggCAAAATATTATCGGTTGCAAAGCCAATCATTCATGAAGCCGTGCTAGAAATATTGATCTCAAATAATATAGAGAGCATGGGGATTGCCGATTTGGGTTGCTCATCTGGACCCAACACCTTTCTGCCCATCTCCTACATCATGGATGCCATACATGCGAAGCGCAGCAGCCTCGGCCTCCAGCTGTCCCCATCATCAACAACAGAGTTCAGAGTGTACCTCAATGACCTCTTCAGCAACGACTTCAACACCATTTTTATGTCACTCCCTGCATTCTACAACAACTTGAAACAAGAGAAAGGTCCTGAATTTGGTTCGGTCTTTGTTTCTGCCGTGCCCGGTTCGTTTCACGGTAGGTTGTTTCCGGCCAAGACTTTGCATTTTGTGCACTCTTCTTGTAGTATCCACTGGCTCTCTCGGGTCCCCCCTGCCCTCAGCAAGACCCCGGCGGAGGCAGCTGGCTCGGCCTTGAACAGGGGAAAGATCTACATTTCTAAGACCAGCCCTCAATGCGTTTTGGACGCATATTCACTTCAGTTTCACGAAGACTTTTCATCGTTTCTTAAGTCCCGCGCTGAAGAAGTAGTTGGCGGAGGACGAATGGTGTTGTCACTCATTGGCAG GCCTTCCTCTGATCCCACAACTCGAGAGAGTTGCGACC ACATAATatgttatatatttatatgcataTGGGTGCAGGGTCTTATTGAAGAGGGAAAGGTTGATGCCTTCAACATTCCCTATTATGCCCCATGTGCAGAGGAATTGAAATTGGAGGTACAGAAAGAAGGGTCGTTCGTAATGGACCGTGTGGAGGCGTTTGAAATTGATCGGGATGCTGGTGGTGGTGAATCTGATGACATGGTGGCTAGTGGGCAGCGAGTGGCCAAGAGCATACGAGTCGTGGCTGAGTCAATGCTAGAATCTCATTTCGGAAAAGATATAATAGATCATCTGTTTCAAAAGTACGCAGAGCTCCTGGGGATTCACTTGTCAAAGTTTAGAACCAAGTATACCAGTTTGGTCATTTCAGTCATCAGAAAGCAATGA